The stretch of DNA aaatattAATGAGCCATATAGCATAACAAAATTTGCAGCAAAATGTAGGTTCAAAAGAGAACTTTATGAAAGAAAAAACTACAATCTTCATACAAGGAAAAATAAAATCAACATGTACAAACAGTTTATAGTTCACATAGTACAAGTGATTAATTTATGACACCAAGTAACCATAACCTAGAGTGATAGAGGATACACCAAAAGTGTAGAACTAATGATGTCAAAAAGGTTGCAAAGAAGACTTCAAGTACTTACAAGTAGAACAGGTAACAGAAACCGTGAACTTGCAGCAAAGTGATTTCTCAGACCTTTTGCCAGATTCCCTATTGCTTGAATCGCCTCTACAGAAACAGCTAGATTCACATCTGTGACAAGCTGTAACCAAAGTAATgagcacaaaaaataaactcTGAAAGACTGTGTATTAACTTAGCAAATTAATCCATAAATCAGAGACACAAGCCCCGTTTCATAAATTCAGGGAACATTGCGTTGCATATTGCAGAACACTAAAGTTATGAAAGCAGAAACCCTAAATCAGAACAAGTCACTAAAATCGGATGGATTATACAGAAAATGGATCCACAATCAACATCAGAAAAGCAAATACCAATCCATAAAATCAAGTCTACGACTATAAACACCATAAGAATACCTTTTTGAGGGTCCGACAGATTTCACTAAAATCACCAGGAGCAATTCTTTTAGTTGAAGCAAGTTTAGCAAGCTCAGCAACAGCATCCCTTCTTTCAGACCATTTTGCAGCTTTCTAGTATAACGCAATGGCATATATGAATTGTCATTTAATACGATGCAAAGATACAGCCCACCGTTAAGACCTGGTACTGCAGATGCACAATGAACCAACAAATAGCATAGGCAGAAAATAACATAAGCAAAGCACTAACCACTCCATCCCAAAATCCAGACTTGTCCAAAGGGTTCAAGATATCCACAGGATCAACAAGTTCATATTCATCTATTTCCTGAGGAGCTGAAAGATGAACTATATTAGCATAGATTGcaaaacaaacaaaagaaacaCTTATATATAAGTACAGTATGTTTGAACTAGTAGCTCAAATTATATCAATTgacaaaattataatttaaatgttCCTAACCATCGGAAGTAGATTCTTCAGAAGCACCAGCACCCACAATTTCTGCAACAACTTCTTGCTCCGGTTCCTTGTCTTGCTCAGATCTAAAACATATTTACAAATATTACTCtcgccaaaaaaaaaaaggaatacaaGCTGACTTCTTGATATCACCTCTAAATTGATTGCAGAAGAAGAAATAACCACTATGTCAGATAAAGTTGATGCAAAAACTAAGACAATGCATCATTAACTGTTTGAGCATTCAAACCATCGATATGCTATACATGTTTTATTTATGCATCCTAAAATAAGTATAATGGTCAAGACTCTGACACTTCAGGCATTATGTCTAACATACAAGTAATATAATTGTTAAAAGTTCAAAAAGCAACATTTCTATATTAGCTAAATTGAATAATGATTAATGAGACGTCTAAAGCCTGATGTACAATTGTCTAAGTCGTCAAATATCAACAAGGTGCCTGAGCAAGAGCACAAGGAGGGCTACTTTTCCTTTCTCTGTCCTACAATTTCTCTCTTTTGCACTTATTTCACATTCTTATATATGACAATAAGCCTTGTCCCTGTCTATAATAGGACCTTGCAATATCATAAATTTCTTGTAGGAAAATTGTTCCATAAGTTAAATAATTCAACTAGAATTTAGGACTAATAATTCTTTTAGCAAATGTTTGCATGGATGATTGTATTTAGTCCTGATTTGATGAACAAAAGTTGAAGTTAAGTCCTTCTTGATCCATTGTTTACTCAATTCTCTCTAAGTTCTCTAAAGAAGGGCATGCCAATTTAGAAAACTCCCAGCAATGGAATACAAAAGAAGGGTCAAATCAAAAAGAAGTAATCTTAATATGGTGCAGAGGCTCATTCTCCAAACTCTAACCATTCAActaatttcaaaatcaaatctccTCTAAATAAAATTGTTAATGTTAAAAACTTATTCAACAAAGCTTTAGATCTCTCTAGCAGcttcaattttaatttttatctccATATCCAATCCTAGAACCTATTGAAAATCCTCAAACATCTTCAAATAAGTCACTTCTACTAGAACAAAGTTAAATGAATAAGTCTAATCCTCAACAAAGCTTAAATTCTTGAAGCAACCTTACAAAGTTCAAGGAGACTATAGAAATAAGCAATTTTGatcaaggtaggcaataccgaatgataccgttcGGTAcgtgcggtacgtaccggtccgacaacatactggtacgcggaccgtccgctaccggacggaacgaaaaataataataaaataatatatatatatatatatattagaaaaaggCAACATTCGACGACGTCACTTAGGCACCTATttcggatatatatatatttatatatatataaataaactcggcgacgtcgccccgcgtggggaaggaaaaggcgacatcgccttttaaataaaaatatatatatatataatcttttatatatatatatattaatttatatatatatatatatatatatatatatatataaatgaggtGACGTCGCCCCGTCTGCGAGAAGAGAGAGGCAACGTcgccgagttatatatatatatatatatatatatatatatatatatatatatatatatatatatatatatatatatatatatatatatatatatatatatatatatatatatatatatatatatatatatatatatatatatatatatatatatatataacatttcgtaccataccgagcgaacgtcgaaacgccagtacggtacggtattgcgaaccttggttttgATAGCATAAAACATATTTCAAATTGATGAATAACATAgaagcattaaaacaaaataaaattctgTATGCATGCATCTAAGTATATAGATCAAAATCACCCTTTCCAATCACAAAATGCTGTTTGGAACTTTGGATCCCTACCTTTACCCTTCATTGCATTTGCAAATGCAGAACACCTTGTTTAAAACATAGGTAAGTACATTTCTGTATGCAACCTGGGAACAAATTACCTAAGTCTTGCCATGAAATCAAATtggttaaatgaaaaaaaatatgcaAGCATGAGTAACTGCATGGATTTGATTCAGGCCTCTGTTCTCCTcatcttttttatataaaattctaTATTCATGACTTTTTTGTATCAACACGGCATCTCTTATCCATGTCCTTGTGATGCACGCTATAAGCTCCGGATTTGCATATGCAATCTCAAAATGCAGGGATGCAAAAAAAACAGGATTGCATATGCAACATTATTAAATGCATGTTCCAAAACAAGCCGTACCATTAGTAAGTGCTTCATTTACTACTGCATGCATTAACTTATGAATAGGCATCAAAAACTGCAGTGATGGAAACAGCTCCTGCTTGAAATTATCTAAATAACACATCCAAGCAGAAGGTTTTACACCACGGGTGATTTGATGAATAGGCATTATATATCAAAATTGAAGCATTGTTTTCTAGATCAAGTGTTCAAGGAACTTTAGATCATGATTAGGAAGTTGATCTTTAAAAGCCCCAGTCCCACCATCTTGGTTCATGCTAATATCGACAAGGGTGAAATCCTTacagaaggattctgacatatatatgtatacacacacatatatatgtatacacatatatgtatgtgtatgtatatatatatgtatgtatgtatatatatatgtatgtatgtatatatatatgtatgtatatatatatatatatatatatgtatgtatatatatatatatatatatatatatgtatatatatgtatgtgtgtgtatatatatgtatatatatatataatcaatgatGATTAATTTCATTACTGCCTTCGTAATAAGACAATTACAAAACTTTATGTAACTTTAACTGTAAATTCCATAATCATGACAAACATATAATAACACCTCTTTCAAGATTTGAGTATAATGCATAATAAGTCAGGAGTATGACATAAACTATATCAAATCATCCATTAAAAATTGGGTAATGACTAAGCAGTAGTCGCACATAACATGTCAATAATCAACTACGTTTCACTTTTATAAGTTACCAAAAAAATGCTATTTAATCTTTACAATATAATTTAGACATCAGACAATGAATAAGCATACTGAAAAGACAACTAAAAGGAACAAAATACATCACCTTATTTTGCGAGTAGGTCGAGCAATTCCAGAAACATTGGCAAGTTCTGCCTCCAGCTCTTTTTTCTTCAAATGATTATAAAGAATAGTTTCAAAAGTGCATATCAGGATTCAATTAAGAACTAAAACAGCTGAAATCTCACCATAGTATCTCGCATTTTTTCAAATAAAATAGATTTTACTGGTTCCTTTCCAATCCAACGACACAGTTCAAGTGTAAGACCTTTCGAAGATGCACGGACATTCTGATCTTGGTGATCAAAAAGTTCAGGAAGCATTTTAAGGATTTTCTTGGGAGGAACCACCTTTGCCCCAAACTCACTAGAGATTGTAAGCAAGTAAAAGAATGTCAGTTCTAAAATCTAGATCAATTGAAAaactaaaagaaacaaaatagagaTTAAGAATGAGTAACATATACACCTAAGAGCTTGAAACATCACATCAATTGCAGGCACAACTGCTTTTGcaactttattttttattgctttctCCATTGCTTCCTGAAATTCCAGACAATTGAAGTAAGAAAGTTTTCTAACAAATGTTGAAGGATTCCACAGCCAAAAGCCAATAATAGGAGGTAAAAGTCACAGCAAAATAGAAAGAATAGACATTGCTCCATGTAAAGTATAAAAAGGACCACATAGCATCACATTGTTAGAAAATGAAGAGTACGTTATAGCTAAATCAACTGCTGTTTATCTTCAATGTAATAATCTAGATACATTTCTAACCAAACATAACAAcaagaaaacttgctagcctataaaaaattaaatcaatgTGGCAATAACAAAGGTACATTTGATGCTGGCATTGAGTAGCTTAGTTAAGAATAGATATAGCTCAACAGCCCACCCCCATCCATTCAACAAACTCCCAAACCCGGCCACACGAACACGCACATCTCCTTTTCTCAACCCaaatataaaaagtaaaaaataaaaatagaatacgGAAAGCCTGAAATTAAATTGAAACATGATGCTAAGCAACTTTTGTACAGAATCAGAATCACAGGGTATCTGGCAGATACTATTTGCAGAACACCATCCTCAGGATTCACAGCAGTATCACTGGAAGCTTGGCTACTTTTGTGAAGTGCTCTAGGTAACAAGgggaagaagaaaataattcaGAATAATCTAAATGAAAAGTATTATTTATTTGAATCTTAAGTTTCTGGAAGAATTAAATATATGTGCCGGCACACATTTGGAGGGTGCAAAATGTCACAATTCAATCACAAATCTCCAATGACAGACCATAGTCCCTAAATACCAATGTAAACCAGGAATAAGTACTGGAATTATTTAGTTCCTTAAGCAGTTGTCATCATTATGCTCTCCTCTGTATGGACTTAAAAGTCTCTATTGGCAAACTTACTATTGATATCTCCATCAGTTTTGTGGAGTATGGTATTAAAAAGATAATGGTTATCTAATATCTGACAATTGTCGGATTAACGGTTATGCTCATTTGGAGCAAATACTGATACTGATTATTTCAGCCATCTGCCACTTGCATGCATCCAGACCGATTGAGCAGATGCATATATAAGCTTAAACGGATCAAATATGATACTATTGTCAATATCTGTCTATACCTAATATCGTTTTATCCTACTTCCTCCTTATGAAGCATCAAATATAGCAGTTTTTAACTAGCACACAGCAACATGCCATTGTATTCAGATTCTGACATCTGCAAACAAGTCTGTGCATCAACTGGTTAGCATCCAAAAATGGATGGACAGCTGGAGATTCTGAAACATATTCAGTATGATGGCAACATCATCAACATCTTCCCAGAGTGGCGGCTAGAAAACAAGACTTGAACTAATTCTGGAACCTAAATTACGCATGAAGATATCATATTCTAATTTTCATGTCAATTATCAGAGTTAACAGTTAACTTGCATGAGGAGAGATCCCTATATCAGTTAAAGAAGCATAATATGCTCTTCTTCCAAGCTCAAAAAGTGAATCATGTCAACAATATGACAAGAAATCCAGCCGAAACATGGAGTTCCCAACAGTTTGAACCATGTATACACCTATAAATTGGAGGTGTATGGTAAGAGAATTCCAAGCAGGGAAAAAGGAACAGGAACCTTTGCCTCAAAAGTGCAACATTACAATCAACAAGAAGCAGAATGCCAAGTCATGCTCCAGAAGACATGTTTTGTTTGTTTAAAACGATCGTTCAAGTAGCTAAGTTTTAAGCAAGCAAAGCAGCAAAATGGTGCCTAGGTACGTTATTTTCTTCTAACCAAGTTAATAGTCTTGGTAACTTGAAATTTTCTTCGTAGTTAAGTATTTGCTTCTTGCAAAAGGGTGTAAGTTACCATCTTCTTACCAAGAACACTTCGGCTGCCTCCAACTCCACCCACAAGAGAAAGGCAGCCTGTGCTTTCTCTACTGTCTTAGGCCTTCCAGTGAGGCATTTAGCAACGATGGAATCACAAACTTCCTTCGCATACCTACATCAAAAAGAACAACTCCACACACAATCAGGAGGTTGTAGTGTTTCCAAACTCCGTATCAACAGATAGAAAACAAGCATACCTCCCAGCATCAGCATCCGCCGCACGCAAAAATGCAATTAGGGCATCGAGCGCCTTCTCCTGCACAGGCGCATTGGAATCCGCCACTGTCTTTCTGAAGAAAGGCCCTAATCCACCACAATTGCAAAGAAATCAAAACTAACAGCTTCGTCCAGATTTAGTAACGAGCCATAGTCGACCAATCAACCGACGAAATTCCGCACATTCAAGTCAGCACTCGTCCGACAAACTCCATGTCCACAGATCAAGTAAAAGCGCGCATGGCAAAGGCCAGACGAGCAGGAAACAAACCGGATCGAAACGGGATCGGTGCTTACCGAACTCTCTGAGGCGCGGATCCTTCGGATCGGTGATAGAGTCACAGACCGCGGCCAGATCGATGTTGGCGTCGTTCCGCACCTTCCAGTTCTTGTGGAGGAGCCGCTCATCCCAGGGCAGCTTCTTCGCATCCTTGAGCAACTTCTCGTCCTCCGTCGTCATCGCACCGCTCGCCCTCCACCCTCTTCCCCTGCTCCTCTCCCCCCTTCACCTTCGAGGAAATGTCCTCAGACCGGCATAGATGTAGAAATGGCAGGAAATCGGACCGAGTGAGCGAGGGTTTCGCCGCTCCTCTTCTCGTGATCTTTTCGCCGGCCAGTGGGTGGCGAAGAAAGGAAAAATGAAATAGAGAACAAAAAGAATTGAGGGACGAGAGGGAGCGAGACGAGAGCGGAGATTTGTTTGGGGTTGGCACGTGGGAGACGGTAGGTTGTGGGTCGGAGCGAAGACTCCCCCTTTTGAGATGGCTCGTGCGAGCGAGGTGTGGGAAAAACGATCACACCATCAACCCAGCCCGCCATTTCTACCCGGGTGGGGCCGGTCGGTGGCCTCAGAGCAGACGAGGCAGGTACCGTTGAGGATTCAACGAGGGAGGGCGGCCGGGGGGGTGGGAGAAAGGAATCGTGAGTCGGCACGAGAGTTGCACGTGACGCGTGGGGTGGGGTGTCTCTTTTTGAGCCCCTTTCAAAATTTGAACTTTGGTGGGGGGTGTGATGATAGCTGATGAGATGGCTGGCTTAATTTTTTGGCTAGTTGAAGAAGGCGTATGGTCCGAGATGTTGCATTGAAGCTATTGCATACGATACGTGGAGTAGGTCACCGGCGATATCCAAATCTGTGGCCCACTTGCAAGACAGAAAGATTGTCACTGGTCATCTTAAAAAGGAGTTAATCCGTGCACGACGCATGTTTGGATTCTCGTCAAATATCACTTCTAAGGTAAATTTTTTCCCCCAAAACGAAACATATATTAGCTAATTAAATAATTACGAACCATGCCTCGAGAGGATAACTGTCGGGGCCCATTATTCTCGGAAAACAAGTCATAGTTTACCGTAAGGAAACTAACATCGATGACAATGTATGAAGCGACGGAACCAATCACGTCACTAACCACCTTAGTGAATGTCGAGCTACCTTGACGATCGAAATTGCCAGGTGATCGGATCACGTCATTGACAACCTTAGTGAACATTATGCTACTTCGATCATCGAAATCGCTGCTTTGATGCTAGTTATGTTATCTCGATGGCTTAAGCCATCACCGTTAAAGTCGAAccgaatttttctttttatttggttCGAATTAATCAAAGTGAGGTAGTGCAAATCAAAATCGATTTGAATCTATCTAACTAAACTGATTCAAAATCGATTAATCGGTTTGtaatcttaaataattttaaagctaatttttttaaataaattgattCAATGTAATTCAAtcgaatcataatcttgatccaaTTGAGGATAAGATTTGTGAAAATAAGCCCATGTTATTTGTAAAATTAGGGCTTTGAGTATGTTTGATTAATTTGTTTGAATCGATTAAAGAATTAGGataatgaattcaatcggattaatattttttaaattaaaatatatttcattctaTTTGAATCGATTAATCAAATCAAATGAGGGTACCCAAATCCAGACAGTTTATAGTCTTCAAAATCAAACCATTTGTGAATTACtttaaattaaatcaattttaaaCTAGTTTATTCTAGTTTGATTCTATATTTCGATTTAGTTTGAACACCTCTACCCTAAATATAATTGGGTCATATTATCAACCATCTAAATATTTGTTAAGTTATCTTGACGATCATAATCATCACCCTAGAGGTGGTTAGGTTACATCATCACTTATCTCAAGAGTAGTAATAATATATTAACAGTAAAACTATTTATCTCATTTTCTATAATAGTCAATCAGTTTCTCTCTCCTTATCTTTTTGAATATCTAAAACCATTCTATCTAAACAAGTCAATTGACATAATAACCAAAAGAATCAAGTCGAGACAATCCGACATTAATATTCTATAATTACTTTTACGATGCGTTGAGAGTATATAAGTTCCGCATTGATTTCTTAATTCTACGTCGATAGATCAACTTTAGTCAAACTTGATTGTTTTTATGTCGAGTTCAAACAAGATCGAGTCATATATTATCTTCTACCCGATGAACAACTTTCGACTTTGAAGGTAACGCAATCTCATTGGATTCTTTGATAATACTACCCCATTGAAATCTTTATTCATATAATACATCCAAAAACAGAAGGTAATAAAGCCTTTATATCCTAATTAAGCTTATGGCCTGCCAAGACTTAGTGTTAATATAAAAGACGAAGCATGAGGCTCCATGCGTACGTACCCTACTTTAGAGCCAAAAATTCATGTTAGAGAATTCCTGAATCGAATGTGATTGCAACCAGAAAACAACCAGTCGCCATATGCATCCTCGATATTGACATTCAGTTGACATTCCCCTCTCCTTTCCACATAATAGTGGACAGCGTCATAGTGTAAAGCTCAAGCAACAGCTTTATAAACCAAACGAGAGAGATCATTGACAGAAGATCGCGAGCATTCATCCAATGATTCCTTAAGTCAATCTCTCCACTTGGCAAAGATATAAATTTGAGGTGAAAGAAGCACCATTTGAGTGTGTTCTACGCTCATGTTGAAGCTTCATTGACCAAGTGTCGTATGGAACTAAGTGTGTCCTCTTTATGTCTCGATTGACGGTCATCGATCTATCATAATTGGGTCATTATGTGGCTGTACTATTTACAATGTGTCGTCGGCTCTCCCACTATCCATTTTAAATGCATTAGTTCATGAAAATAATCGCTACTCATCACTCATACTTGCATCCTAATTCATAAGGAAAAATATACACTTTAAGGTGGACCATAAAATGTTTATTAGGCATTGATTCTTAACTCTTTGATTAGCGTGGGATTAAGTCAACTTCGTCACTATAGTCTTTGATATAACATTTACATGGAAGTATATGACAATCAATTAAGATAGGTGTGTATGGATTATATGACCAGCAGTGACCTTGAAGGACAAATAGGGTTTTCATTTAATGAAAATCTTGGAAAAGTGATTAGAAATTCTCTTATCAAGCATTTCATGCTTATTGAACATTATTTGAATGTAAAGCTTGTAAAAACTTTCTCAATGATGGATAATAGCCTAATTTTATACCAGATATTAATATGTACCCTACTTGCACTGTTACCTTATATTTCTATAATTTTGTAGAGAATAATATTTCAAAAGAATCCGTTTCAGTTTTCATGTCACAGTGAAATCAGACAATGAGATTGGAGTCACACTATACTTGATTTCTCTAGGAAGCCAAACATATCACCCAATTCAATAAAGCATATGTACATTATACTTGATTTCTTCTCCAGGAAGCACATTTTAGACCAATAGCCTTCGATCTACTCAACACAAATAGCAAATCTATGTAATAATGAGTGAAAGGCTATCGTTTGATTATATCCAAGTGTGTTGTATTATGAGATTATAAATATTCAAGTCGGATGGCTGACAGGTGCACATCCAATTCCCTTATATCAACTCAACATTTACCACCTCGACATGCTTTGTGTGGATATCCGTCGTAATCTGAATATATTTATTGAAGGAAGAGATATTGTTGTGTAGGGAGGAGCGGCAAAGGAGGAGAACGAGCGAAGAAGAAGATAAGTTTGAACGGTTGTTGCGGCGCCAATTGCTCACGCCGTCCTTATAGCCATCAAACCTGGTGATGGAATCCCCTTCTGCACCAGCTATAAGAGCAGGTCGAGGCCGCCCAGCAAAGACCGAAGCGTCCCAGTTGGCCTTGTGCTCCTCCTTTTCATCTCCTCCGAGCGCTACCTGGGATCTTCCCATGGCCTCCCGTTAGGTTCCGTCCCCTCCATTcacccttcttctcttccttccttcAGCTGTCGTAGCCGATAAAGGAAAGAGAGGGAGGGCAGAAACAAAGAGAGCGAGGCTGTTGCCCGGTTCCACCCAGTGAGAGGAAGAGCGAGATGTCGCGTGTCGTGGTGCTCGTGGTGGTGTTGTTGTCGGTCCTGGGGCTGTCCGGCGTCGGCGCCGAGGATCCGTACCTCTTCTTCACGTGGAACGTGACCTACGGCACCATCGCTCCTGTCGGCGTTCCTCAGAAAGGTATCCTCATCAATGGCCAGTTCCCCGGCCCTAACATCAACTCCACCACCAACAACAACATCGTCATCAATGTCTTCAACAACCTCGACGAACCCTTCCTCTTCTCATGGTGCGTATCTCTGATCTTCCTGTCGATTCGATCTCGATGTCCGAGACATCAGAGACTGCAACGTCTGCTTGCTTGTGGATCGTTGCAGGAACGGGATCCAGCAAAGGAAGAACTCGTGGCAGGACGGAGTGCCTGGGACCAACTGCCCGATCCCGCCCGGCAAGAACTTCACGTACCACTACCAGGTGAAGGACCAGATCGGCAGCTTCTACTACTTCCCGTCCCTGGCCATGCACAAGGCGGTCGGTGGCTTCGGTGGTCTGCGGATCAATAGCCGCCTTCTCATCCCTGTGCCGTTCGACCCCCCGGCCGACGACTACACCGTCCTGGTCGGCGACTGGTACGCTAAGGACCACAAGGCCCTCGCCAAGACCCTCGACATGGGCCGCAGCATCGGCCTCCCCTCCGGCGTGCTCATCAACGGTAAGAGCGGCAAGCATGGCAGCGGCAAGGACGACAAGCCGCTGTTCGTGATGGAGGCCGGGAAGGTCTACCGCTACCGCATCTGCAACACCGGGATCAAGGCCTCCATCAACTTCCGCATCCAGGGCCACACCATGGAGCTGGTGGAGATGGACGGCTCGCACACTATGCAGAACATGTACGACTCCCTCGACATCCACGTTGGGCAGTGCTTCTCCGTGCTCGTCACCGCCGACCGGGCACCTAAAGACTACTACCTGGTGGCCTCCACTCGGTTCCTGAGGAAGGAGCTCACCGCCACTGCCGTCGTCCGATACGCCGGCTCCAACACCCCCCCTTCGGCGGTCCTCCCTAAGGGACCCACGGGCTGGGGGTGGTCGCTCAACCAGTGGCGGTCTTTCCGGTGGAACCTCACGGCCAGCGCCGCCCGGCCGAACCCCCAGGGCTCCTACCACTACGGCAGCATCAACATCACCCGCACCATCAAGCTCTCCAGCTCCCGCGTCGTAGATGGTGGCAAGATCCGGTTCACGCTCAACGGCTTGTCGCACGTCGACGCCGACACCCCGCTCAAGCACGGAGAGTACTTCGGCGTTGGCGACAAGTTCTTCAAGTACAACCTCATCGGCGACGTGCCGCCAACTAGCAACGCTCCCTTCACCCTGGCCCCTAACGTTATCACGATCGAGTTCAGGACCTACGTGGAGATTATCTTGGAGAACCCTGAGAGGAACCTGCAGTCCTACCACTTGGACGGCTACTCCTTCTTCCCCGTCGGGTAATGCGTCCCTGTTCTCTCTCGCTCTCCTGGTTTCACATCCATGCATGATCTGACGATGATCGTCTACGTGAATTGGGGGGCAGGATGGGGCCAGGG from Musa acuminata AAA Group cultivar baxijiao chromosome BXJ2-11, Cavendish_Baxijiao_AAA, whole genome shotgun sequence encodes:
- the LOC135627175 gene encoding L-ascorbate oxidase homolog produces the protein MSRVVVLVVVLLSVLGLSGVGAEDPYLFFTWNVTYGTIAPVGVPQKGILINGQFPGPNINSTTNNNIVINVFNNLDEPFLFSWNGIQQRKNSWQDGVPGTNCPIPPGKNFTYHYQVKDQIGSFYYFPSLAMHKAVGGFGGLRINSRLLIPVPFDPPADDYTVLVGDWYAKDHKALAKTLDMGRSIGLPSGVLINGKSGKHGSGKDDKPLFVMEAGKVYRYRICNTGIKASINFRIQGHTMELVEMDGSHTMQNMYDSLDIHVGQCFSVLVTADRAPKDYYLVASTRFLRKELTATAVVRYAGSNTPPSAVLPKGPTGWGWSLNQWRSFRWNLTASAARPNPQGSYHYGSINITRTIKLSSSRVVDGGKIRFTLNGLSHVDADTPLKHGEYFGVGDKFFKYNLIGDVPPTSNAPFTLAPNVITIEFRTYVEIILENPERNLQSYHLDGYSFFPVGMGPGKWTPASRKGYNLLDAVSRHTIQVYPRSWSAIMLTFDNAGMWNLRSELWERRYQGQQLYISVQSPARSLRDEYSLPDTVLLCGAVASLPKPPPYT